In one window of Ovis aries strain OAR_USU_Benz2616 breed Rambouillet chromosome 5, ARS-UI_Ramb_v3.0, whole genome shotgun sequence DNA:
- the HNRNPAB gene encoding heterogeneous nuclear ribonucleoprotein A/B isoform X1: protein MSEAGEEQPMETTGATENGHEAAPEGESPAGTGTGVAAGAGGGSAAPQAGNQNGAEGDQINASKNEEDAGKMFVGGLSWDTSKKDLKDYFTKFGEVVDCTIKMDPNTGRSRGFGFILFKDAASVEKVLDQKEHRLDGRVIDPKKAMAMKKDPVKKIFVGGLNPEATEEKIREYFGEFGEIEAIELPMDPKSNKRRGFVFITFKEEEPVKKVLEKKFHTISGSKCEIKVAQPKEVYQQQQYGSGGRGNRNRGNRGSGGGGGSGGQSQSWNQGYGSYWNQGYGYQQGYGPGYGGYDYSPYGYYSYGPGYDYSQGSTNYGKSQRRGGHQNNYKPY from the exons ATGTCGGAAGCGGGCGAAGAGCAGCCCATGGAGACGACGGGAGCCACCGAGAACGGACATGAGGCTGCCCCCGAAGGCGAGTCGCCGGCCGGCACTGGTACCGGCGTTGCGGCGGGCGCTGGAGGCGGGAGCGCGGCGCCCCAGGCCGGCAACCAGAACGGCGCCGAGGGTGACCAGATCAACGCCAGCAAGAATGAGGAGGACGCGGG AAAAATGTTCGTTGGTGGCCTGAGCTGGGATACCAGCAAAAAGGATCTAAAAGATTATTTTACCAAATTTGGAGAGGTCGTTGACTGTACAATAAAAATGGATCCCAACACTGGCCGGTCAAGAGGGTTTGGATTTATCCTCTTCAAAGATGCAGCCAGTGTGGAGAAG GTTCTAGACCAGAAGGAGCACAGGCTGGATGGCCGCGTCATTGACCCCAAAAAAGCCATGGCCATGAAGAAAGACCCAGTAAAGAAAATTTTTGTAGGGGGTCTGAATCCTGAAGCCACTGAGGAGAAGATAAGGGAGTACTTCGGCGAGTTTGGGGAG ATTGAAGCCATTGAGCTTCCAATGGATCCAAAGTCGAACAAAAGACGAGGCTTTGTTTTCATTACCTTTAAAGAAGAAGAACCTGTGAAGAAAGTGCTGGAGAAAAAGTTCCACACTATCAGTGGAAGTAAG TGTGAAATCAAGGTGGCTCAGCCCAAAGAGGTTTATCAACAGCAGCAGTATGGCTCTGGGGGCCGTGGGAATCGCAATCGAGGGAACCGAGGCAGTGGGGGCGGCGGTGGAAGTGGAG GTCAGAGTCAGAGTTGGAATCAGGGCTACGGCAGCTACTGGAACCAGGGCTACGGCTACCAGCAGGGCTACGGGCCCGGCTATGGCGGCTACGACTACTCGCCCTATGGCTATTACAGCTACGGCCCCGGCTACGACTACA GTCAGGGTAGTACAAATTACGGGAAGAGCCAGCGACGCGGTGGCCATCAGAATAACTACAAGCCATACTGA
- the HNRNPAB gene encoding heterogeneous nuclear ribonucleoprotein A/B isoform X2, which translates to MSEAGEEQPMETTGATENGHEAAPEGESPAGTGTGVAAGAGGGSAAPQAGNQNGAEGDQINASKNEEDAGKMFVGGLSWDTSKKDLKDYFTKFGEVVDCTIKMDPNTGRSRGFGFILFKDAASVEKVLDQKEHRLDGRVIDPKKAMAMKKDPVKKIFVGGLNPEATEEKIREYFGEFGEIEAIELPMDPKSNKRRGFVFITFKEEEPVKKVLEKKFHTISGSKCEIKVAQPKEVYQQQQYGSGGRGNRNRGNRGSGGGGGSGGQGSTNYGKSQRRGGHQNNYKPY; encoded by the exons ATGTCGGAAGCGGGCGAAGAGCAGCCCATGGAGACGACGGGAGCCACCGAGAACGGACATGAGGCTGCCCCCGAAGGCGAGTCGCCGGCCGGCACTGGTACCGGCGTTGCGGCGGGCGCTGGAGGCGGGAGCGCGGCGCCCCAGGCCGGCAACCAGAACGGCGCCGAGGGTGACCAGATCAACGCCAGCAAGAATGAGGAGGACGCGGG AAAAATGTTCGTTGGTGGCCTGAGCTGGGATACCAGCAAAAAGGATCTAAAAGATTATTTTACCAAATTTGGAGAGGTCGTTGACTGTACAATAAAAATGGATCCCAACACTGGCCGGTCAAGAGGGTTTGGATTTATCCTCTTCAAAGATGCAGCCAGTGTGGAGAAG GTTCTAGACCAGAAGGAGCACAGGCTGGATGGCCGCGTCATTGACCCCAAAAAAGCCATGGCCATGAAGAAAGACCCAGTAAAGAAAATTTTTGTAGGGGGTCTGAATCCTGAAGCCACTGAGGAGAAGATAAGGGAGTACTTCGGCGAGTTTGGGGAG ATTGAAGCCATTGAGCTTCCAATGGATCCAAAGTCGAACAAAAGACGAGGCTTTGTTTTCATTACCTTTAAAGAAGAAGAACCTGTGAAGAAAGTGCTGGAGAAAAAGTTCCACACTATCAGTGGAAGTAAG TGTGAAATCAAGGTGGCTCAGCCCAAAGAGGTTTATCAACAGCAGCAGTATGGCTCTGGGGGCCGTGGGAATCGCAATCGAGGGAACCGAGGCAGTGGGGGCGGCGGTGGAAGTGGAG GTCAGGGTAGTACAAATTACGGGAAGAGCCAGCGACGCGGTGGCCATCAGAATAACTACAAGCCATACTGA